One stretch of Vibrio kanaloae DNA includes these proteins:
- the tadF gene encoding tight adherence pilus pseudopilin TadF: protein MQAKQKGAFAVELAMVLVFASGIFVVVVNHMLAINKKGQLDRASYSLTTIFAERKQLFNANLDICAGDCRKTEHNAFVIASASMKRMIPNFDKTKFGMRIDEIRLEETALSGGKVNYRRVQKTLTKGSIHGCDFPDMSDVTKEKAIEILPLTSRGRRLPMYQVSLCYEIPTNLIGIANGEVFRLVSTSYSFARV, encoded by the coding sequence GTGCAAGCTAAACAAAAAGGTGCATTTGCAGTTGAATTGGCGATGGTATTGGTCTTTGCGTCAGGGATCTTTGTTGTCGTCGTGAACCATATGCTGGCCATCAATAAAAAAGGACAACTCGACAGAGCTTCTTATTCATTGACCACAATCTTTGCTGAACGAAAACAATTGTTTAATGCCAATTTGGATATTTGTGCGGGCGATTGTCGGAAAACAGAACACAACGCGTTTGTGATTGCTTCTGCTTCGATGAAACGAATGATTCCAAACTTTGATAAAACCAAATTTGGGATGCGTATCGACGAGATAAGGCTTGAGGAAACCGCTTTATCTGGAGGTAAAGTGAATTACCGAAGGGTTCAAAAGACTCTGACTAAAGGGAGCATACACGGATGTGATTTTCCAGACATGAGTGATGTAACCAAAGAAAAAGCGATAGAAATACTCCCTCTGACATCACGAGGCCGCAGGTTACCTATGTATCAGGTTTCTCTCTGTTATGAAATCCCAACTAATTTGATTGGTATCGCTAACGGAGAGGTTTTTCGCCTTGTGAGTACATCTTATTCATTTGCGAGGGTTTAA